In the Ranitomeya imitator isolate aRanImi1 chromosome 2, aRanImi1.pri, whole genome shotgun sequence genome, agaagatccaattttccagttctctggtgattaaccaaatctgatttctgattgaaacttttcccacattctgaacaggaaaaaggcttctcccctgtgtgagttctctggtgtctaacaagctctgatttctggttgaaacatttcccacattctgaacaagagaaaggcttcttccctgtgtgagttctttgatgcttAACAAGATTAGATTTCtgggcaaaacatttcccacattctgaacatgaaaaaggcttctcccctgtgtgaattctctggtgattaaccaaatctgatttctcttGGAaatttttcccacattctgaacaggaaaaagtcttctcccctgtgtgagttcttagaTGCTTAACAAGATTatgtttctggataaaacatttcccacattctaaacatgaaaaaggcttctcccctgtgtgagttctctggtgcctaaTCAAACATGATTTTTGATTGAAACTTTTCCTACATTCTGAACagtaaaaaggcttctcccctgtgtgaattctctggtgtgtaacaagttctgatttctggttaaaacatttcccacattctgaacaggaaaagggcttatcccctgtgtgagttcttagaTGCATTACAAGACTACATTTCTGGGTAAAACGTCtcccacaatctgaacaggaaaaaggcttctcccctgtgtgagttctctggtggataACAAAAGCTGATTTCCAgggaaaatatttcccacattttgaacatgaaaatgacttctttgctttaggagcagtttgttttttaatgcctcttttgagaCTTTGATTATCCTTattagtcggtaatgaatcagaagatgggacctgtttcataggatcagatgacagatctttgctgtgaagggatgatggtatatctggagtaacagcagtcacttcagttgtatcttgtaggatctcaagatcatcagatttaaaaattgaagatggtagatgtccctctgatctcctggtatagtcatctgctaagataaaaaaaaatatttttaacaaaatATACTTGAGTttcatatttttgaacatttctacttagttTGCTAATTTTATGgacagtttatttaaaaaaaacctttaattatttaccaagacaatgacagttcacagtctaatagaaaaccttgttggatgaaccagtagtgtgtggtgttcaactgtttgttcattctgcctcccaaaaatcaaataaaaagaaaccaatcaatgctatgttatgtaggcaaaaataataccatttctcatctcacaaaaaacaagttccCACCCAggtatcatctgtcaatggaaaacaccaaggttacttaccggtagccggtttttccggaacccatgacagcacacctgagagaggggatccacccagtcAAGACAAGAAAcacactgaaataaaagggcggtacctctccctcgcttcagttggttttcagagcatgagaggcccctttggttagttcacatggcaatctaccaccacattatcataataacaaaaaaacacccaattaaaagtgcgcaccaaagggtgaaaaagAAGGGAAGgagtatacaggtgctgtcatgggctccggaaaaaccggctaccggtaagtaaccttggtgttttcccatctcccatgacagcacacctgagagatttttggaaaaaggaacaccttagggagggaccaccgcttgcagcattcttctaccaaaggtaaggtcagtagaGGAAGATAAATTCAgttggtagtgtttaaagaaggtagacggtgaggaccaggtagtggccttacatatctgatcaatcgatacctctgctttttcagcccaggaagtagccacggccctggtggagtgagccttgatgccttcagggatcggaacgccacatgcagcataggataagctaatggcctccctaatccatctggcaatagtacctttggacaccccatgacctttcctgctaccctggaaagctacaaatagagactgatctttcctccactgactggttAAGGATTTGTACTGTAACATAGACCTCATTACATCAAGAGTATGAAACCTTTCCTCACCTGGATTTCTAGGATTAACACAAAATGAGGGTAATacaatctcctgactcctatgaaatttaagaactaccttaggtagataagccggatctggtcttagaaccaccctgtcgtcatttatctgagtgtatggaggacaaacggacagggcttgcaagtcactcaccctacgtgCGGATGTTAAAGCTACCAATAGCACTGTTTTTAGAGTGAGAAATTTTACCGATAACTCTTGCAAAGGCTCAAAAGGACTTTAAGTTAGAGCATCTaaccagatttaaatcccagggaggaattttctgaattactacaggtctagacctactacatgattTAATTAAATGGGCTACCCACTTATTGGAGGCTAAATTACAATGATATAAAGCTCCTAACGCTGACATTTGAACCTTAAGCGTATTGgttgccaaccctagttgtaaGCCTGCTTGTAGAAACGCTAAAATAGCACCCACAGGAGCTTCATCCGACGAAGGTTGTCCTAAAAACTCTAGAAacctcttccatgtcctaccataaattctCAATGTAATCGGCTTCCTACTTCTCAACAGGGTAGAGACTAGCCCTGACGAGCATCCGTGTCGGCTTAGTAAtgccctttcaaattccaggctgccagatggaagcccctcacttgagagtggcatactggtccctgggtaagcaggtccggaacctctggtaggatccatggatccgttaccgacatttgtcttaggagagaaaaccatggtcttttctgccaaaatggagcaatcagaatcactcttgcctgctccattctgatcttcctTACTACTACCGGAATTAATGCTATCGGTGGAAACACGTAAGCGAGGCTGAACTTCCATGGTATTTGAAGGGCATCTACTGCAACCAGGTTCCCCCTCGGGTCTAACGAGcagaacctcttcaccttcctgTTGTGAAGCGTGGCAAATAAGTCTATTACCGGTTTGCCCCAGGCCTGCACTATTTGTTGGAATACCCTGGGATTCAGCGACCATTCTCCCTGTCTTAGCTTTTTGCGACTTAAATAGTCCGCTTTCGtgttttcgaccccctttatgtgcAGAGCTGTGAGGGACAGTAGGTGAGATTCTGCTAATTGAAGAAGCACAGATGTTGCCCCCATAAGTGAAAGGGAcctcgttcccccctgatggttgatataGGCTACTACTGCGTAATTGTCGGACATAACTCGTATGACAACCCTGAAGGATAGGAAGGAAATGTCTTACTgccctttctacagcccataactcttttATATTGGATGTCTGATGTGTTTCTGTATGGGACCAGGATCCCTGTATCGAAAGGGTCCCTAGATGTGCACCCCAACCTGTACCACTCACGTCCGTTGTGATCACGTTTTCTATCGGAGttagccactgaacccctgagctcaAGTGATCCCTTACTGACCACCAGACTAGGGAATCTCTGACGCCTACTGAAAGGTGAATTTTTCCCTCCAAACGCGCTTCTAACAATCTTtgtgttgacaggacctcccactgtaattgcctcaggtgaaactgtgcccattttacagcgggaatacaagatgttagtgaccctagcagggacatcaccttcctcagtgtcattacAGGCTGATGTATCACCAATTCCACAAGACTTTATATTTGTGATACCTTGCTCTCTGGCAGGAGACAGAGTTGGCGCGTGGAGTCCAGAaccaaccccaggaaggactgaacTTTCTCTGGTGTTAATCTCTAGATCCTTAATCGCAGCCAACTGGGGACCTTTGGGGAGGAACTGAGAATCTTACTGGAAGGGGCCCTCTCTCGGGATCTTATTTCTAAACAGGAATATGACTTTTTGTTACCGAAATACCCACTCACGGCCACGTTTTATGCACTTCCTAAGATTCACAAGGGGCTGACCCCGTAAAAGGGGCGACCCATAGTATCAGGAATTGACTCCCTATTACAGAACTGTGGGGTCTATGTGGATCAAATTTTACGTCCCTTTGTGGTGGCAACCCCGTCATATCTGAGAGACACAGCGGACCTACTATTGAAATTGGAGGGAATACACCTGGAGGAGGAGTACTGGTTGGCATCTATTGATATCGAGGCTCTATATAGCAGTATACCACACGAGGCAGGGATTAGAGGAGTACAATTTTATTTACAGCAGAGGTCGGTGGCATGCAGGGAGCATAATGCATTTGTACTATCCCTTCTAGAATTTGCGCTCACCCATAACACCTTCACGTTTGATGGGaaacactaccaccagctcaggggcactgcgatggggagtccttgtgccccatcgtatgcaaatctgttcctgagctggtgggaggaaacggtgGTGTTTGTGGGCGAATCAGGATGGTGGCAGGACTCCATTCTAGTTTGGTACAGGTTCATAGATGATGTGTTCCTGATATGGACGGGGACAAGAGAGGCATTTGGGGATTTTCTCGGGGACCTGAATCATAATGATCTGGGTCTTAGATTTACATCAGAGATTCAAAAATGGGAGTTGGCATTCCTGGATGTTACCATCAAAAAAGAGCAGAGGGGTGACATATCCACGAGTATATATCGGAAGCCGACCAGCACAAA is a window encoding:
- the LOC138663243 gene encoding zinc finger protein 773-like isoform X2: MWSAALQVEVSTILDPLSEDRLYKRIFLIYPSRMEMDREKMADKILYITLEILFRLTGEDYTVVKKTSSERCQDPVSEGCGIPLKPIRGPPPHPLIHEDINYQKILELIYKMIELLTGEVPIRCQDVAIYFSMEEWEYLEGHKNLYKDVMMEVPQPLTSPALSSKMTTPERCLHTLLQQDCKQEDPNVPQNHQGEDLTHINAAETYVRGDEWCKEEIPTYDYPDDYTRRSEGHLPSSIFKSDDLEILQDTTEVTAVTPDIPSSLHSKDLSSDPMKQVPSSDSLPTNKDNQSLKRGIKKQTAPKAKKSFSCSKCGKYFPWKSAFVIHQRTHTGEKPFSCSDCGRRFTQKCSLVMHLRTHTGDKPFSCSECGKCFNQKSELVTHQRIHTGEKPFYCSECRKSFNQKSCLIRHQRTHTGEKPFSCLECGKCFIQKHNLVKHLRTHTGEKTFSCSECGKNFQEKSDLVNHQRIHTGEKPFSCSECGKCFAQKSNLVKHQRTHTGKKPFSCSECGKCFNQKSELVRHQRTHTGEKPFSCSECGKSFNQKSDLVNHQRTGKLDLLKGVVSCHSSCLLTKE
- the LOC138663243 gene encoding zinc finger protein 773-like isoform X1; protein product: MWSAALQVEVSTILDPLSEDRLYKRIFLIYPSRMEMDREKMADKILYITLEILFRLTGEDYTVVKKTSSERCQDPVSEGCGIPLKPIRGPPPHPLIHEDINYQKILELIYKMIELLTGEVPIRCQDVAIYFSMEEWEYLEGHKNLYKDVMMEVPQPLTSPALSSKMTTPERCLHTLLQQDCKQEDPNVPQNHQGEDLTHINAAETYVRGDEWCKEEIPTYDYPADDYTRRSEGHLPSSIFKSDDLEILQDTTEVTAVTPDIPSSLHSKDLSSDPMKQVPSSDSLPTNKDNQSLKRGIKKQTAPKAKKSFSCSKCGKYFPWKSAFVIHQRTHTGEKPFSCSDCGRRFTQKCSLVMHLRTHTGDKPFSCSECGKCFNQKSELVTHQRIHTGEKPFYCSECRKSFNQKSCLIRHQRTHTGEKPFSCLECGKCFIQKHNLVKHLRTHTGEKTFSCSECGKNFQEKSDLVNHQRIHTGEKPFSCSECGKCFAQKSNLVKHQRTHTGKKPFSCSECGKCFNQKSELVRHQRTHTGEKPFSCSECGKSFNQKSDLVNHQRTGKLDLLKGVVSCHSSCLLTKE